The DNA segment AACCGGTTTCACATAAAAGAAGAAGCTGTATGTATGTCTTTATCCCCCCTGCCCGAAAGACAGATAACGATAATCTGCTCGTGGGACATCGAGGGAGCGATCTTGCGCACATGGGCGACGGCGTGAGCGGTCTCAAGTGCGGGTATTATTCCCTCAACTTCCGAGAGAAAGGAAAACGCAGAAAGGGCCTCTTCGTCCGTAACGGACACATACTCAACCTTGTCCGAGTCCTGAAAATACGAATGCTCTGGGCCCACGCCCGGGTAATCAAGCCCGGCTGCAACAGAGTGAGCGCCTTTCACCTGGCCGTCAGCGTCCTGAAGCAGGTAGGTTTTGCTTCCGTGAAGAACCCCTACGGAGCCCGCTGTTATGGTCGCCGAATGCAGATCACTCTCAATTCCGTGGCCCGCTGCTTCAACACCGATTTTGCGCACGCCCTGCTTCTCTATAAAGGGAAAGAAAAGACCCATGGCGTTTGAGCCGCCTCCAACGCAGGCAACAAGGGTGTCGGGGAGCCTTCCTTCCGCGGCGAGTATCTGCTCCCTCGCCTCGCGTCCGATTACTGACTGGAAATCCCTTACCATCATCGGGTAGGGATGGGGACCGGCGACGCTTCCTATTATATAGAAAGTGTTTCTGACGTTAGTGACCCAGTCTCTCATGGCCTCGTTCATGGCGTCTTTAAGCGTCTTCGTGCCCGAGCCAACGGGCATTACCTCGGCACCCAGAAGCTTCATGCGGAAAACGTTTAGTTCCTGGCGCTTGGTGTCCTCCTCCCCCATGTATATCACGCACTCCTTGTTCATAAGTGCGGCTACAGTGGCCGTTGCAACTCCGTGCTGTCCCGCCCCGGTTTCGGCTATTATCCTCTGCTTGCCCATTCTCTCGCAGAGAACCGCTTGGCCTATCGTGTTGTTTATCTTGTGTGCTCCCGTGTGGGCGAGATCCTCTCTTTTAAGGTAAATCTTGGCGCCGCCGAGGCTCTCAGTCATCGCGCGGGCGTAGTAAAGCGGGGTGGGCCGCCCCACGTAGTGCTTCAGGTAGTAATCGATCTCCTCGTGAAAGGTCTTGTCCGCCGCGGCCTCCTCGTAGCCCTTCTGAAGCTCTATCAGAGCCGGCATCAGGGTTTCCGAGACGTAGCGGCCACCGAAATCCCCGAAATGACCCCCCACGTCAGGGTAGCTGTATTTCCGGTTAGTTTTGCCCATCACTCACAGCCTCCATGAACCTCTCAAGCTTCGTATGGTCTTTTATCCCCGGGAAACTCTCAACCCCGGAACTTACGTCAATGGCGTAGGGACCTACCGCCCGTATGGCATCGCGCACGTTATCCGGGTTAAGTCCTCCGGAAAGTATAACGAATTTGTCCTCAAGTTTCCGGCGAGCGAGAACGTCCCACGAAAAATTCTCTCCCGTCCCCCCGTAGGCGTCGGGAGAGTAAGTGTCGAAAAGAAAAGTGTCCGTATCGTATAGATCGATCGTATCAAGACTGTCTGCGTTTTTTACCCTTATGACCTTTATGTAGCCCTCGCCGAACGCGGCGCAGAACCCAGGGGTCTCGTCTCCATGGAATTGGTAGACGTCAAAACCCGCGATCTCCTTTGCCTCGCGCAGGGAAGCCGCTTCAGCGTTAACGAAAACCCCCACTTTCGTTACAAACGGGGGAATCTGCCTGATCACCTCTCCTGCCTCGCGGGGCGTAATGAACCTCGGGCTTTTCTCATAGAAAATAAAACCGAGCGCCGAGGCTCCGAGCCGCACGGCGCAGAGAGCGTCTTCCAAGTTAGTTATCCCGCACACTTTTACTCTAGTCATTTGCGGGTAATCCTAACCGATGAGACAGAATTAATTAACCCGAATTTAAGCGCGAAAAAACAAAAGCCCTCCCGCATCGTCTCCAATGCGAAAGGGCTTCAGCCTAACAGATTAATAAGGAAGGAGAAAAAAACTTGTTCCTTCACGCGGATCCTAGAAGTAGGCCTGAACCTGCGCTCTTACCATCGACTCATCAGACTCTACGCCAGCGAGATCCTCTTCCCTCTGGAAAGTATAGTCAAGCTGTATTTTCCACTTGTGATTACCGCTTAGGTAGTAGTTAAGTCCCTGAGTGAATGTCCACACATTGTCAAGATCATTTCCTGCGCCTTCATCAAGAGTGACTCTCGCGTACCTTGAGGCAAGTTCAATTTTCTTCGGAATCAGAAAGAAACCGCCTTGGACTCTGAAACCATAGTCATAGGCTGTCTCGATACCCGTTTCATCTGGATTCACCCATCTTCCGATATACTCGCCGATGAGGTTAAATCTCGGGTCCCTGTAGTTCACGTCGGCGGTAAAAGAGGTTGCTTTTCCACCAGCCGACAAATCTCTTTCGCCTTCGTGAATTCCGATATTGCTGTCTTTGCTACCTTCCTCAACATCTATACCGGCAACAGCGACTCCTACTATCAAGGTTGGTTTCCTAGCAAAATTCTCTTTTATCTTCTTTGCTTTTCCGCCGAGAATGGCCGCTTGAACTCTTCCTGCCCAGAGCACGCCCGTATTATCTTTGTCGTTTTTCACGTTCGCACCCTGACCCTGAAAAAGACCGAAATCATAGCGAATCATCCCGTCTCCCAAAAGACCGTAAACACCTCCACCGATATCCCTGCCGTACTCAAAGTAGTCGGTTATGATAGAGCGTCCGACCAGTTGAAGCGCGGAAGAGGAATTAAGCCGCTCCTTGTTAAATGGAACCTTGTACTGACCCACTACAGGAACAAGAGCCCTGTTCTTGGCAAACGAAAGCTTTATGTCTTTCAGTTCCCCGTTTCTTGAGAGATCGTATTCAACTTTATATTTCATCCACGGAGCAAAGGCGTTACCGTCCCACACTACCCTGAGCCTTCTTACCCTGAAACCGAGACCCTCGTTGTCACCTCCGTCAGAATTTATGTAATTGGCCAAGAACTGGCCGCGAAGCCTCATTCTCATCTTGTAGTTCTTGTCCGCGGTCTGGAAAGTAAGACCCGTGCCTTTTTTAGTTTTGACCTTTATTTTGTTGTACCAAGCTTTGGTGTCCGTGGCCTCGTACATCTTCATGTTCATCTGCTGGCTCTGCTGCTCGAGCATTTCTATCTTCTTCTTCAGTTCCTCGATCTGGGCCTGAATACTGTCCTCGCCGGCGTTTGCCTGCAGGGGCATAAAGGAAAACAGCGTCATGAAAGACACTGCCAAAACTGCTAAAAATCTCATCTCTCATGTCCTCCTTAGGTGTTTATTACTATGCTTTGAACAACTGTGAGCTAATGATATGCGCGAATGGTTAATTCATAATAAACGAATTGTTAGTTCTATGTTAAGAGGCCGCACCGAGCAATTGATGTACACCTGCGCATTCTGTAAATTAAGAGGGAAAGCATATGGAAAAGCTCATAGCGGTAGTAGATGACGAAAAGGACATACTCAACCTTATAACCCACCACCTGAAGCGCGAGGGGTATCAGGTAAAGTCCTTTCAGAGCGGAAAGGATTTTCTGCTCTACATAAATTCCGTCCCGCCGGACCTGGTGCTGCTTGACATAATGCTCCCCGGCCTAGACGGCTTGGAGATCTGCAGGATCCTGAAAAGCAAGACCTCCACTGAATCTATACCAATAATAATGATCACCGCGAAATCCACCGAGGCCGACATAGTCGTGGGCCTCGAACTAGGCGCTGATGACTACATAGTGAAGCCCTTCCGTACCCGTGAGCTTGTCGCCAGGGTGAAAAGCATCTTGAGAAGATACGCGATGAAAGATCCTGGAGACGGAACGCTTCGAGTCGGTCCCCTCAGCATAAACCCCGCAAGCTATGAAGTATCCGTTTATTCACGGAAAATCGACCTCACCACAACTGAGTTCAGAATACTCGAGACCCTAGGGGAAGCGGAAGGAAAGGTGTTCACCCGCGATCAGCTGCTGAAAAGAAAGACGCTGTGGGGAGACGAAAGGGTGGTTTTTGACAGGACCATAGACGTCCACATAAAAAACCTGAGAGAGAAACTGGGTTCCGCCGGTAAGATGATAAAGACTGTGAGAGGAATCGGTTACAAACTAGAAGAGATCCAAACAGCTTGAAGATATTCAGAAAACATTTTCTATACCTGCTTTGCATAGCCGCCGCCGCGGCCCTGCTCGCGGTGCTGCTTCCCCCCGGGCGCGGCCCCCTCGGCTACATCATTTACGTGTTCGCGTTTGTCGTGTTCGGATTCATCCTCTCCTGGATCATCGAAAGGGATATTCTCAAGGACTTTTCAAGGATATCAAAGGCACTTGAGCATTTGCCCGAAAAGCAGAAAAAGGCCCGGAAGACGGGCCGCAAGGTAGGCGGCTTTGACACGGGGGTTTCGATCTCCATAAGCGAACTCTCAGAGAGAATTTCCCTTCAGATGCAGTCAGCTGAGAGAGAGGGAAACCAGCTTAAAAGCATAATCGAATCCATGTGGGAAGGGGTCATAATAATATCGAGGGAAGAGGAACTGCTGCTTCTAAACGACACCGCGAAGGAAATGTTCGCAATAGACGACGCGGCCATCGGACGACCCTACATGGAAACCGTGAGAAACCCCGACCTCCAGGCGCTTATCTCCCGGATGCAGCGGAAGAAAAAATCGGCCACCCAGGAAATATCCGTGCTCTACCCCCAAGAAAGATCATATCTTGTGAGCGTCCGCGTGAGTCCACGCTACAGGGAAATCGTGGTAGTGATATTTGACATCACGGAATTCAAAAACCTTGAGCGTATAAAGGCGGATTTCGTGGCGAACGTCTCCCATGAGCTCAGAACCCCGCTTACGTCCATAAAGGGATACATTGAAACCCTTCTTGATAAAAGCTACGACACAAACGCGGAGAAAAAAAAATTTCTCGAGATAATAGAGGAGAACACCGACAGGCTCATAGCCATAGCCTCAGATCTGCTCGTGCTCTCCGAGCTTGAAAGCGGGGAAACCGATACTCAGGACTCAAGGAAGGGGGACGAAGAAATCGATATAAGGGAAACGATCCTTCGCTCCGTGGGTTCGCTTGACTCCCTTTTCTCGAAAAACAGAGTCAATCTTTCCCTTGAGATAGAAGACGGCATGCCCCCTTACAGGGCAAACAGGTTCCTCGTGGAGCGCATGTTGATTAACCTCGTTGAGAACTCGGCCAAGTACACTCCCGCCGACGGTTCCGTTTCTGTCCGCGCCTCGGCACAAAACGGCTCCCTCCGCATAGAGATTGAGGATAGCGGAATTGGAATTCCCCCGGAGCACCACGAGAGGATATTCGAGAGGTTCTACAGGGTGGATAAGAACCGCTCGAGGGAAATAGGGGGGACGGGGTTAGGCCTCAGCATAGTAAAACACATAGTGATACAGCACGGGGGAACCATAGCCCTCAGAAGTACAGAAGGCGAGGGGAGCACTTTTACGGTCGAGCTTCCGCACCGCGATCAGTGAGCGCGGGAGACGGTTAGTTCATCTCCGAAGTGTGCTGATGCTTAAGCACCTCTCCGGTGGCTATGTAATAGGCGTCCTCAGCTATGTTCGTCGCGAGATCCGCCACTCTCTCAATGTGTCTTGCGACATAGATGTAGCGAAGTGCCCTGTTAAGCGTGGAAGGGTCCGACATCACGAAGGTTATGAGTTCCCTTACTATCTGGGGCTCGTAGTTATCGACCTCGTCGTCTTTCTGGCATACCGCGACTGCCAGCTTCGCGTCCCGCCTTATAAACGCATCGAGGCTCTCTCTCAGCATCTCCATCGCCTTATCGGCCATCTTGGGAATGTCCACAAGCGGCTTTATCGGCGGGTAGTCGGCCATGAAAAGGGCCATTCTCGAGATGCTAGAGGCGTGATCCCCTATCCTCTCGAGATCGTTGTTAACCTTCATTATCATGGTGACGGTCCGAAGATCCTTGGCCTCGGGCTGGTAAAGAGCCAGGATCTTTACGCAAAGATTGTCTATCTCGATCTCCATGGCGTTTACCTGATCGTCGGTGCTGATCACTTCCTGCGCAAGGATCATGTTACCCTCCCTGAGGGCCTTTATGCTCTTGGCGATCATGCTTTCGACGAGCGACGCCATCTCAAGCAGTTTCTTGTTAAGAAGCACGAGTTCCTCTTCGTACTTTATCATCCGTGATCGCTTCATCGAGACGCGCCTCCTAGCCGAACTTGCCCGAAACGTAGTCTTCGGTGTGCTTTTTGGCGGGGTTAAGGAATATCTTCTCCGTGGTGTCAAACTCCACTATGTCACCTATGTACATAAAGGCCGTGTAATCCGAAACCCGGGCGGCCTGCTGCATGTTGTGGGTCACGATCACTATGGTGAACTTGCTTTTAAGCTCCGTAACCAGATCCTCTATCTTGGCCGTGGCTACGGGATCGAGCGCCGAGCACGGCTCATCCATCAAGAGCACGTCCGGTTCAACCGCTATGGCCCTTGCGATGCAGAGTCTTTGCTGCTGGCCTCCCGAGAGGCTCATGGCGCTGTCGCTAAGCCTGTCATTTACCTCGTCCCAGAGGGCTGCGCGCTTGAGGTTCTTCTCTACGATATCATCAAGAACAGATTTTTTCTTGATCCCCGCTATCCTCGCCCCGTAAGCAACGTTTTCGTAGATTGACTTCGGAAACGGGTTTGATTTCTGAAATACCATGCCGACCCTTTTTCTAAGATCGGTGATGTCGACGTCGGGGTCGAATATGCTTTTGCCGTTAATCGATATCTCCCCTTCGACCCTGCAGTCGTCAATGAGATCGTTTAAGCGGTTAAAGCAGCGAAGCATCGTGGATTTGCCACAGCCCGAAGGGCCTATAAACGCCGTTACATGTCTTCTTGGGATATTCATGTTGATGTCCCGAAGGGCCTGCTTTGCACCGTAAAAAAGGCTCAGGTCTTCGACTTCGACCAAGGGATCGGGGACGGGCTTTGCCTTCTCTTGTTTTCTGGCCTTGGGAGCCGGGGCGGCTCCGTTTATCTCTGGGGCTCTGAATTCTTGTCTCTCCATCGGTTCTCCAGACAGCATTAAATCTTCCTCCTCTACTTATACACTATAAAACTACACCGCGGAAGTCGCATATTTTTTCCTCAGCCTGTTTCTTATTATTATCGCCGTTATGTTAAGAACAACCACTATCAGTATGAGCAGAAACGCGGTCATAAACACCATGGGTTTCGCAGCCTCGGCGTTTGGAGACTGAAAGCCGAGATCGTATATGTGGAATCCGAGATGCATGAACTTTCTCTCGAGATGAAGGAAGGGGAAGTGCCCGTCTATGGGAAGATCAGGCGCAAGCTTAACGACCCCCGTTATCATAAGCGGTGCCACCTCCCCAGTGGCCCGGGCGACCGCGAGGATAAGACCCGTGAGTATGGCCGGAAGCGCGCTCGGTATAACTACTTTCCAGGTAGTCTCAAACTTAGTGGCCCCAAGTGCAAGCGAACCTTCCCTTATGTTTCTCGGAACTGCCGCAAGCCCCTCCTCGGTCGCAACTATCACCACCGGAACAGTGAGAAGAGCCAGGGTAAGCGACGCCCACAGTATGCCTCCCGTGCCGAAAGTCGGACTTGGGAGAGCTTCCTTGAAAAACACCGTATCGATTATGCCCCCTATTCCGTAGAGAAAAAATCCCACTCCGAAAACCCCGAACACTATCGAGGGAACCCCGGCAAGGTTATTAACGCATATTCTGACTATCCTCACCATCACTCCCTGCCTAGCGTACTCCCGCAGATAAAGCGCCGCTACGATTCCGAAAGGCATGACCACTATGCTCATGATCAGCACCATGAGCACCGTGCCGAAAATGGCGGGGAAGATTCCACCCTCGGTGTTCGCCTCCCTCGGGTTATCGGTAATAAATCCCCAGAACCTCTTTACGTAAAAACCGGCTTTCTCCGCAAATCCCATGTCGTTTGGGCGATAAGCCATGACGATTTTCCCAAGCGGTATCACCTTCTCGTTTCCATCCGCTGAGAGCATCACCGCCTCGTTTCTGTTAAGTTCCGAATACAGCGCTTCAAGCTTAGCCTCGCTTGCCTTGTAGCGCTGCTCGTACTCTTTTATTCTCAGGCGATACTCAGCCTCCTTCACCGGGTTATCCTCTCCGCGCATGGAAAGTCCCCTGAGCTTGAGGCGTTGCCGCTCGATCCCGTAGTTTATGTCCCCTATCTCACCTTTCTCTATCTTGAGTATCTTGGTATGTATCCTGTTTGCGTCACGTATTAGATCATCAAGAATGGTGAAAGCTTCGGGATTCCCGCCCGGGATAACCCGCCCTTCCCTCCTTATCTCCTTTAGGTAGCCGTGATAATCTCCCCATTCGCGTCGCTCAAGCACCACGGCGTCGCGGGGATAGTCTCGCGACGCTATGTCCACCTCGTCTATCCATCTGAAGTCAAGGCCGTAGAGATCCCTGTTTCCTATCTTAAGCTTGATGCGGGACTCCGAACCGCTCGCGCCGTCTTGTCCCCGCACGGATTCCCTCGCGTGAAGCTGCCCCAGGTAGACAGAGCCGTCCCTGAGCGTGTAGCGCCCGATGTCCGCCGGCCACATCGAACCCAAGCCCTTTGTGGCTATCAGAAACAAAAGCCCCCCTATCATCACAAGCGTGATCATGAGAGCAAGGCCCGATATCCAAATGTAGGCGTCGCCTGCTTTCCAGAACCTAGGCATCGGACTGCGCGTACTTCCTCCTGAGTCTCTGGCTTAGAATTTCCGCCAGGGTGTTAAGCAAAAAGGTGACCACAAACAGCAGAATCGCCGTCAGGAAAAGTACCCTGTAGAGGGTTCCCCCGTGCGGGGCCTCGGGAAGCTCAACAGCGATGTTGGCCGAGAGAGCCCGGAAGCCGTTAAAAAAGCTCCAGTCCATAACCGGGGTGTTACCAGTGGCCATGAGCACGATCATCGTCTCTCCCACGGCTCTTCCGAAACCTATCATGACGGCCGAGAATATGCCGGCGCTTGCCGCAGGCACAACTATCCTCATGGCCGTCTGCCACCTGTTGGCCCCGAGGGCCAGAGAGCCCGCGGACAGAGTTCTAGGAACGCTTGAGAGCGCGTCTTCGGAGATGGTGAATATGATGGGAATCACTGTAAAACCCATCGCGAATCCCACAACCAGCATGTTTCTCTGGTCGTAGCGAAGATCGAAGAGCCTGAAAAACCAGTCCTTAAAGTCTCCGGCGAAAATAAGGCTCTCAAGGGGGCCGTTTAACCACAAAGAAAGAGCGGCCGCTATTCCTATCACGCCCACCAGCGTGAAAAGCTCGGCCCCCACGCGGAACCTCCCGGAGAAGGAAAAGGGAAAGCGGTGCCAGAGAAAAAGCATCACAAGCGTAAGGCCGATCACTATAAACGGCATCACCACGATCGCAACGAAGATGTTCTCAAGCAGCGGCGCAAGCCAGAGGCCCGCGAGAAAGCCGAGCACCACGCTCGGAAGCGCCGCCATCACCTCTATAACAGGCTTAACAACATTTCTTATCGAGGGATGGAGAAACTGCGAAACGCAGATTGCCGCGAGGACCGCAAGCGGTATTGAAAGTATCATCGTGTATATGGCGCCCTTGAGGGTTCCATAGGCAAGCGGCGTCAGGCTGAACTTGGGTTCGAACTCGTCGGTTCCCCCCGTCGACTGCCACACGTAGCGGGGCCTGTCATAGCCCTCATACCATATTTTTCCGAAAAGAGTACGGAAGTTCGTCTCGGGATGCGGGTTGTCAAGATAATAGCTTGAAAGCACCATGTCCGAATCCACGGCCACCACCCCGTTCGCCTTCGGAGAGAAGGTAAGTCCGGCATAAGGAGCTCCTCCGCCCGGAAAATCAAGCTGCTTTGTGGCGGAAGTCGCCTGGTAAAGCGAGATGTTTCCCGAGATGTCGGAAGCAAGAAAGCCCCTTCCCCTCTGTGACGCGGAAAACCTGTCGACCGCAGCGGGAAGCGGGGGGAGGACGTGTATCTTCATAAGCTTGCTTTCCCCGCCACCGCCCGTAGTTTCAAACCACACGCTCACGTTTCCCGCGGCATCACCGACAATGAGCGAACGGTGACCCAGAAGGAACCCTATTTCAGTAACTGCCACCCCGGGATTCGCGGTAGCCGCAAGCGTGGATTTGAGTTCCGGAGAAGACGGATCTGAAAGCGACCAGTGATAAAGCTTCCCGTTCTCCGTTGAGACATAGAGGTTTTCAGTTTCGGAATCGATCTGCACTCCGGTTACCGCGGCTCCTTCAAGTTCCCCGGTAAGATCAGCCGTGAATATCTCCGTTTCACTCTCCCCCAAAAACCCTTCCTCCTCGACCTCAGCGTAGGTGAGAAGACGCCCGGACGCCGTGTAGGCCGCGACCACGGGGGTCCCGGTCTCGGGCGAACTCTGGTAGGCAAAGATTTCTATGGGTTCCCCCGTTATCTGGAGAGCTTCTCCCTCCCTCACTTTTGACACTATGGTCCTTTCCGTCCCTTCGCGGAACTCCACCCTGAAGCTGACATCGAAAGGCACTACGCGACCCTCCCTGTCGGCAATCGCGTAGGACGTGTTGCTTTGAGCCTTATAAAAAGAGGTATAGCCAGCTGTCTTGTGGGAAATCGTGTGGGTCTCAAGGAGCTTGGGTTCTTCTTCAAGGGCAAAAAAACGAACGGACCCAAGGGAGTCTACAGTGAAGAACTGTTCCCTGTGCTCATCCACCCCCACATCGAAAATACGTATTTTGTCGGCAGCCGCCCCGGGGCCCAAGCGGTCCCACATCTCCGAGACGGTTTCAAGTTTTTTCTCGGGGCTTTTCCAGAGAGGAACAGCTTCGATTCCTATAAAAAAAAGTATCGCTATGATGCAGAAAATGATTCCCGCGCCGCCGACAAATACCACGTGCCTTGCCAGCCTGTCGTAGAGCTTTCTTCTCCGTATCTGCTTTTGCTTGGAACTCTCTTCGATTCCAAGCTCGTCAGTTTTATTGCTTGACAATGAAGTTACCTTTCATCCGAAATATCAGGCATGAAAAAGAGGGATTAGAACCCGACCTCCTTTGCTCCTACAAGTACTCTGAGCTCGGAGACTTTGGCGGCTGTCAGGGGCAGATAGCCGTCTTTTATGACTATTTCCTGTCCCTCCTGGCTAAGAATGTACCTGAGGAACTCGAGGCGAAGCGGATCAAGCGCTTCATTTGGTTTTTTGTTAATGTAGAGGTAGAGGTACCTTCCAAGCGGATACTTCTTGCCGACAATATTTTCGAGACTGGGACCAAAACAGCCCTTCTCCACAGACTTCGCAATCTCGATTGCCTTTACTCCGGATGTTTTGTACCCGATGCCGCTGTAGCCGATACCCTGAAGATCCTCGGTGATTCCCTGCACAACGGCGGAGGATCCGGGCTGTTCCTTGACGGTGTCCTTGTAGTCGCCCTTGCAAAGCGCCTTCTTCTTGAAGTAGCCGTAGGTGCCCGACGCGGAGTTTCGTCCGTAAACGCTTATCGGCTTACCGGCCCAATCGCCGCCTAGTCCTGCCGCTCCCCACGTGAAAATATCGGAGCCACCCCCGCATTTTCTGTTCTTTGAGAAAATGGCATCAACCTGCTTTATCAAGAGACAGCTAAGCGGGTTGTCCTTGTTTACGTAGACCGCGAGCGCGTCAATTGACGTCGGAACCGCGGTCGGCTTATAGCCGGCTTCCTTTTCAAATTCGTCAATCTCTTTTGATTTCATCATTCTTGACATGGGTCCGAACTGTGAAGTCCCCGCTATGAGGGCCGGAGGAGCGGTACTTGAACCCTTGCCCTCTATCTGGCATCTAACGCTGGGGTAGAACTTTGCGAATCCCTCGCACCAGAACGTCATAAGATTGTTCATGGTGTCGGAACCCACGCTGTCTATGTTTCCAGAAACACCCGTCACCTTAGTGTAGGAAGGTATGGCCGGGTCAACAGTGACTGTCTGGGCAGAGGCGACCGGACCGAGGGCGAGCGCGCAGATGACCGCCACAAACACAAAACATGATTTAACACTCAAATTTTTCACTACGGGAATCCTCCTTAAGATAGTGAAAAACAGATCAAACAAGCTGGATTAATTAAAACCCGGAAAGGTTAAGTGCGTGTTAAGAAGCAATTAAAGGAGGGTAAACAAAAATAACGAGGGAGAACGACGCAACCGGAAGAAAAAAGAGCCGCTTGACAGCGCTAGCGTCCGGTTTCTTTGGCAATTATAATGCGATTGTTGGGAGCCTTCCGGCTTGCCTCGTAATATTCCATGGCTTCGGGCATCCACTTGCGAAGATTCTTTATCCTGGTCCTGTAACCTGGGTGGGTAGAAAGAAACTCAGGCGGAGCGCCCCGTCCCGCAGCTCCCATCCTCTCCCAGAAAGGAATCGCCTCGCGCGGGTCATAGCCCGCCTTCGCCATATATATAAGGCCTATCCTGTCGGCCTCGGATTCCTGCTTTCTTGAAAACGGCAGGGCGACCACGAGAGTGGTTCCGATCCCGTAGGCCGCAAGAACCCTGCTTTGTGTTTTCTTGTCCTTTTTGTTCATGGCCGACGCCAGGGCCGCAGAACCCATCTCAAGCAGTATCCCGAGAGTGAGTCTCTCCCCGCCGTGGCGCGCTGTTGCGTGGGCGACCTCATGGGCCATCACAGTCGCCAATCCCGCATCGGTTTTGGCAACGTGCATCATTCCCGTGTAAACCCCGATTTTCCCGCCGGGAAGCGCGAAGGCGTTTACCATCTTGTCATTATCGAAAACTGTGTATTGCCACCTGAGATTGGGTGTGTGTGATACCGCCGCTATGCGTTGGCCGACCCTTGTTACGGTCTGGGCGTAGTGCTTGTTTTTCGAGACCTTTTCGGTCTCAAGCATGCCGAGATACGCACTTGCGCCGAGCTGCATTTCAAACGCCCGGGGGAGGAGGATTAGCTGGGTTCTGTTAGTGATCGGAACTTTGGCGCACGCAACAAGTAGGAGCAGAAAAAGCAGAACTGCAACCGGAAAAAAATTCTTCCTTTTGAGTATCGACCTCAATTCCCGTTAATTCTCTAGGCCCGCAAGCCTGCGGGCCCAAGATAAAGTAAAAATCCTAGCCTTCTATGCTAATGGAATCAGGAAAGATCAGCTTCCCTCATTCTCTTCATGCCCTCGTCTATGTCATCGTCAGAACATGCGTAGGTGACGCGGACATAACCTTCTCCCTGGCTTCCGAAGGCCGTACCGGCAACTACGGCAACCGCCGCGCGCTCCACGAGCCTGTCGGTGAACTGCTGAGAGGTAAGTCCCGTGCCCGAGATGTCGGCAAACGCGTAAAAAGCTCCGTCGGGCGTATCGCAGGTTATGCCATCAACACTGTTTAGCCCGGCAACCATACGGTCCCTTTTCTGCTCGAGCAAAACAAGCTTGTTCTCGACCCAGTCCTGCGGTCCCGTGAGCGCCGCGTGCGCCGCTTTCTGTATGAACGCCGCCACGTTCGTTATCGAGTCCTGAAGGAATATCGAGAGCTTATCGATAACAGGCTTCGGAGCCACGGTCCACCCTATTCTCCACCCCGTCATGGCCCAAGTCTTTGAGAACGTGTCTATGCAGATCACCCTGTCGCGTATGCTCTCTATCGAGGAGATCGAGAGATGCGGCTTTCCGAAGGTGACCTGAGAGAATATCTCGTCCGATATAACCATCACCTGGGGATGGCGCTCAAGCATGTCGGCTATCTCCTGGGGATTTTCCACTAGGTGGCCGTTAGGCCTCTGGGGGGTGTTTATGATCACGAGCTTTGTTTTAGGAGTTATGAGTTCCTCAAGCTTCTCTACGTCGAACTGCCAGTCGGGCTTCGTTAACGGGGTATGCTTTATCACCGCGTTTGCGTACTTTGCCCATACCTCATCGGGGGGATACCCTGGGTTCGGAAATATCACCTCGTCCCCGTCCTCAAGAAAAGTAAGAAGGTTCATCGTAAG comes from the Candidatus Dadabacteria bacterium genome and includes:
- a CDS encoding aminotransferase class I/II-fold pyridoxal phosphate-dependent enzyme, which codes for MSSYGYSSRTQHFVPPKQWASMRVARELERKTGKKIIHFEKGDYQGPDFDTPEHVLDATEQALRDGYVRYDPGPGLPELREAIAEKMLERGRPTEPDEVIVTAGAKHSLTMNLLTFLEDGDEVIFPNPGYPPDEVWAKYANAVIKHTPLTKPDWQFDVEKLEELITPKTKLVIINTPQRPNGHLVENPQEIADMLERHPQVMVISDEIFSQVTFGKPHLSISSIESIRDRVICIDTFSKTWAMTGWRIGWTVAPKPVIDKLSIFLQDSITNVAAFIQKAAHAALTGPQDWVENKLVLLEQKRDRMVAGLNSVDGITCDTPDGAFYAFADISGTGLTSQQFTDRLVERAAVAVVAGTAFGSQGEGYVRVTYACSDDDIDEGMKRMREADLS